The window AAGCTGATCCTGTATACATAAACTTGCAGCAGGCGCCGCAACGGAGGCATTGGCCATGGCGACTCTTGTCCTTGGGCCTCAGGTAGATAATCAACTGCCGGACTTTAAAGAATGCGTCGGATTTCATATCGAGCCGGCCGGGCTCACGGCGATGCTCTCCCACAGGAACGGCTGTAGGATATCGATTCCTTTCGCTCCGATCGATATAGGGTTCATGGAATTCAGGCTAAACCCGCAAAGATGAACTGAGCATGAACGGGCGGAAGCGCTTTTTCAGCGGAGGAAGCGGCCCCGGGCGCCATCGTCGACAAGTCTGCGATTTGACAGGTGCCCGCGCACGAGCGTAAGGTGGAGACATCTTTTGAAGGGAAAACATCCCAGGAGAAACACCATGAGAAGATTTTCTGTCGGCATCGCCCTAATCGCCGCCCTGGCTTTGATCGGATGGGCCCAAGCGGCATCGGCCCCCCAGCCTTACAAAGTCGTCAAGACGGCCAAAGTCGGCGGAGCCGGCGGCTTCGATTATGTCTATGCCGATGTGGCGGGACGCCGTTTATACATCCCCCGGACCGGGACGACACCGCGGGTGACCGTCTTCGACCTCGACACGCTCGAGCCGGTCGGCGAAATCTCCACCACCAGCGCCCGAGGGGTTGCGGTCGACCCCGCGTCCAATCACGGCTTTTGCAGCAGCAAACCCGTCGTGATGTGGGATACCAAAACCCTGGCCACGATCAAGACCATCGACATCCAGGGCAACCCGGACGGCATCCTCTTTGATCCGTTCAACGCCCGCGTTTACGTGTTCAGCCACAGCGCGCCCAACGCCACGGTGATCGAGGCCAAGGACGGCTCCGTGGTCGGCACGATCGATCTGGGAGGCGCGCCGGAACAAGCCGTCACAGACGGCCGAGGCCATCTCTACGTCACAATCGAAGACAAGGATAATGTCGCGGTCGTTGACGCCAAGACGCTCGCGGTCACCGCCCATTATGATCTCGGCGGTAAAGGCGGCGGGCCGGCCGGGCTGGCCTTCGATGTGAAGAATCACCTCCTCTTTGCCGCCTGCCATCAACCCGCCACCATGGTCGTCCTTGATGCCAACGACGGCAAAATCCTCGACGCCCTGCCGATCGGCACCGGTGTAGACGGCGCCGTGTTCAATCCGGCGACCATGGAAGCCTTCAGCTCACAGGGGGACGGCACTCTGACGGTCGTCACGGAGAAAAGCCCGACCAGTTTCGTCATCGCCCAGAACGTGGCCACCCAGCGGGGCGCGAAAACGCTGACCTTGGATACCAAAACGAACCGGATTCTTCTGATCGCCGCGGAGTACACGCCTCCGCCTACTCCTCCGACCCCGCCGCCGGCCGGTACACGCGGCGGCCGAGGTCAGATGGTTCCGGATTCATTTGCCATCCTCGTGGTCGCCAAGTAACCAGGGCGAAGAACCGCAGGCTGCGAGGACGGCGGCCCTTCAGCTGATCGAGCCGGGATTGGACTCCTGGACTGGATGGTTCTTCGTTCTCGATTCTGGATGGCCGGGAGATGCCATGAAGCTTTCAAACAGGACCGTTCTCATTACCGGCGGCACGGGCGGCATAGGACTCGGCCTGGCCGAAGCCTTTGACCGGGCGAAGAGCCGGGTCATCGTCTGCGGCCGCAACCCCGAGAAGATCGACGCGCTGAAGCGGAAGTTTCCCGAGATCACGGCGTTTCGCTGCGATGTCGGTGATCCTCGGCAAAGACGGAGTCTCGCCGATGAGGTGGTCGGCCGGTTCCCCGACCTCGATATTCTGATCAATAACGCGGGCGTCCAGCGCTATATCGACCTGAAAAAAGGATCTGACGAGCTGGTTTCGGGCGATGACGAGATCGCCGTCAACTTTACCGCCGTCGTGGAAATGACGGCCCTCCTCATCGGCCACCTGATGAAACGACCGTCGGCCGCGGTGATCAACGTAGGCTCGGGGCTCGCGTTCATGCCCATGGCCCATACGCCCATCTATAATGCGACCAAGGCGGCCATCCATACCTACTCTCTCGCGCTGAGACAGCAGCTGAAAGACACGCCGGTCAGAGTCATCGAGATCGTTCCCCCCATGGTCGATACTGATTTGAACAAGGAAGGACGCGCCCGCGCCCGTATTCCGTTCAGGGGGATCGGTCTTGCAGAGTACATTCCGACGGTCGTCAAGGGACTTGAGGACGACGAGGAAACGATCTTCCATGGCGAGGGGAAGAATGTGATGACCGCACCCCGCGCGGAATCGGAAAGCCGCCTGCTCAAGCCGTCCCGGTAGCCGGGATATCTTTCGGAACAGGGGGGCTCAAGGATCCCGAGAGGCGGGTCGATAGAAACGATCGCAAGAGAGATCAAGGAGGCGTTCCCGTGAAAAAAAACACGATCGGCCATCTGCAGCCTATCGAGCTTCCTGCCCCGGCTTTTAGCCGATGCCGGACGGTGTTCGAGGCTTTGAAAGCGAGGCGGACCTGCCGGCTATACAAGGATCGGAAAGTCCGGGTGCAGGTTCTATCGGATCTCCTCTGGGCGGCCCAAGGGATAAACCGGAAACGAGGCCCTTTCGGCGGCCCGGGCCGGACGGCGGGCTCGGCCAGCAATTCGCAGGAGATCCGTATTTATGTCGCTCTCGAGGAGGGAATCTACCTGTACGAGCCGGAGGCCCACCGGATGAACCCGATTTCGATGGGGGACCACCGCGCTCTGGCGATCGGTCCCGGGCAGGGCCGAGCCGGCGCGAACGCGCCCGTCCGCTTGATCTATGTCGTCGATAAGGACAAGTTTAAAAGCGCCGGATTCCAGGAGCCGGGGCTTCATGATCGGGAAATCCAGAAGTCCTATTACTTCGTCGATACCGGGCTTATCGCCCAAAACGTCTATCTGGCGGCCGCTTCTTTGGGTCTCGCCTCGTGGTTCCATAACTGTAACAAGGCCGCGCTTGAAAAGTTACTCGATTTGAAACCGGGCCGCCGCGCGCTGTTCGGGCAGACCATCGGCTTCCCCGCCGAATAAGCCGGGCGCGAAGATTTTTCGGCTACTCGATCTCCTCGAAGACGCCGGTCTTGCGGTTCTTGCGGACCTTGTCCCAGGGCAGGGCCCTCCCGTTCATGGCCACGTAGACGCCGTGCGGCAGCCCCTGGACGAAGGCCAAAGCCGCGCCTAGGTTGAAGAGGCCGTCGGAGGAGCCGAATTTATAGGGCACCATGGCGCCCGTGAGGACGATGGTTCTGTCTGGGACCGCCGGCCCCAGAAGGCGGGCGGTCACCTCCATCCGATCGGTGCCGTGGGTGATGAGAATCCGCTCGCGGGGGCAGCTCCGGCAATGCTCCAGGATGCTCGTCCGATCGGAGTCGGACATGTCGAGCGAGTCGACCATCATCAGGGTCCGGACCTCGACCTTGAGACCCGATCGTCCCAATCGGAGCATCTCGGGCACGTGCGTGTCCTGGAAAAAGAGGCTGCCGGAAAGCTCGTTATACTCCTTGTCGAACGTCCCCCCGGTGACGAGGATGCGAATGGTTTCCATGATGGGGCTCCTAACAGTCGGGCTCATGATAGGCGCGGCCCCGCAGCCCTGTCAATGCGTCGGGCCGCTTCTTCATGCCGAGGTATTCCCGGCACGGTATCAATCACCCGACTCCTGCCGTGTGGAGGAAGCGAAGGCTAAGGCAGCGGCCTGAAAAAAAGCGAAAATGTTAATAGTTAATTATTTCTCAGGCTATTCGGGCTTTGATATTGATCGATGGATCTCGTTCTTTTGCGACGGTTTTCGATGCATCGAGGCGCCCTTGGGGCGCAAGTTCAGAACATGGAATATGCAATCCACAGTTTGAAAATCAAAACAGGGCCAGGTCAATGACCGGTCCCCATTCAATGGCTCACCTGTGAAGTGAATATTTATGGAATGATGAATTAATATTGCAAAATAAATAACTATAATTGATCAATTTCTATTACAATACGCATACAGGAGCGCAATCATGAAAAAGAAAACCAGAAAGCCTATGACTGTTGAAGAAGAAACCGCGAAGCCTCGTCGCGGCCGGCCAAAAAAGTCCGAAGCGGAGAAAGCTTCGGATCCGAGAAGAATCCTCCTATCGGAGATCAAGTCCGATCTCAAGAGAGTCAAGAAGAGCAAGAAGCGATTGGCTCTCTTGTTGGATAAGGCCCGGGCCGAACAAAGCCTCCTGATGGCTGCGCTCATGGATAGCCTGGAGAAGATCAAGACCGAGCTCAAGAAGAAGCCTAAGAAGGCCAAGAAGGCTAAAACCGGCAAGAGAGGCCGTCCCGGCCGTAAGCCCGGTAAAAAACTCGGCCGGAAGCCGGTCCGAAAACCCGGTCGGAAGCCCGGCCGGCCCAAAGGGAATAAAGAAGCGAAGCTTCCCGTCAAGACGGGGAAGAAGCGCGGCCGTCCCAGGAAAATCGTTGAGGCTGTGAAGACGGAGTCGGAGAAGAAGCCGCAACCCGCGAGGGCTCAAGCTCCCATATCCGACAAGCTCGTCACGCCCATCCCGAAGCCCGGCCGGAAGATCTTCAAGAAGAAAGCCGCGAAGTCCTCCGCCAAGCCTATCCAGAAAGAAGTCTCTCCGGACGCGGCCCCTGCGATCACGCCGGACGAAGAACCCAAGACCGAATAAAGCGAGCTGGCTGGCGAGGAGACAAGGAAGAAATCAAGCGGCGGCTGGATACGATCAAGAAATAAGCGGCCGGCCGCCCTCTTCCCTCCTTCCTGATCGAAATACGATTGACCGCCCGGAGAATAACCGATGTTGTACCGTATGCTCGGCCGAACCGGCTGCGAGGTTTCCAATCTCGGCTTCGGCTGCATGCGGCTGCCTTTAAAAAGCGCGGGCGCAGGCGCGGAGCATCCACGGCTCGCGGATGTCGACGAAGACCGGTCGATCGAGCTGATCCGCTCGGCCGTCGATCAGGGCGTCAACTATTTCGACACCGCCTATTCGTACCATGGCGGGAAGAGCGAGGCTGTTCTGGGCCGGGCCGTCCGGGGGATGAGGGAAAAAGTCCTGCTCACGACGAAGCTTCCCGTCTGGCTCGTCAAGACGGCGGAATCGTTCGACCAGCTGCTCGACGAGCAGCTGCAAAGGCTGGGCACCTCCTATCTCGACTTCTATCTTCTTCATGCCTTGAACAGCGACGTCTGGCCGAGGATGATCGAGCTGGGGGTGTTCAAATTCCTCGACCGCATCGTCGCTGATGGCAGAGTCCGCCGCGTCGGCTTCTCCTTCCACGATGATGCGGCGACCTTTAAAAAGATCGTGGATGCCTACGGCTGGGATATCTGCCTGATCCATCTGAACTATCTTGACCGGAGTTACCAGGCCGGGCAGGAAGGCCTGAAATATGCGGCCGCCAAAGGCCTGGGCGTCGTGATCATGGAGCCTCTGCGGGGCGGGACCCTGACGAACCCCATTCCCGCCGAAGTGGAGGCCGTATGGAATGCGGCGCCGAAGAAAAGGTCGCCTGCCGAATGGGCGCTGACCTGGCTGTGGGATCAACCGGAGGTGGGAACGGTCATCAGCGGCATGAATTCGGCCGCGCAGCTGCGGGAAAACATCGAGATCGCGGGCCGGGTGACGCCTCGTTCCCTAGCGGCCGAGGAATTCGCGGTTATCGACAAGGCGGCCGAGACCTACCGCGGGCTATTCAAGATCGGATGCACCAACTGCGGCTACTGCCTGCCTTGTCCCCAGGGCGTCGACATCCCGATGAATTTCAAGCTCTACAATGACATCCTTCTTTTCCATAACGTCGCGACCAGCCGGATGCTCTATAACGGGTTCATGCCGAGCGCCGAACGGGCCTCGAGCTGCATCGAGTGCGGCGAGTGCGAAAAGCTTTGCCCGCAGCAAATCCCGATCATGGCCGAATTGAAGAATGTCGACGCGGCCTTGGCCGTCGGGGAAAAACCCGAGCCTCCCCGATAACGCCGGGGAGTGGGAGAGGCTCTCACGCTTCCCAAGCCGATCGTCGGCCGGCGCGGTTTATTTTCCGGCCGGTCATTTGACCGTGAAGAGAACCCTGGCCGTGGCTCCTCCGGCCACGATGTTCATGATGTGATAGCCGGGTTTGGCGACCTTCCCATCGATGGTCTTGTTGATGGCGATTTTGTTTGTCCCTTGCATGAGGATAATCAGCGGCCTGCGAAGCGAAAGCGCTAAGGCCATCACCTTGGGTGCCGGCGACCACAGGCGGGCTCAAGGAAGCCGCTTGCGCGCGGCCGCGAACTGGGCCCGCACGGGTCCTTCCGCATAGGCGATCTTGGCCGCTATGATCCGGTCCAGCGGCTCGTCGTCGAGGTCGAGGCGGATGGACAGATCGAGACGCGGATCGCGCCGGGCGATTTCGAGACCCATACGAGCGGCGGCCAGATCTTCGCAAACCAGTGATGCCATCTCTTCGAGGAGCCGCGCGGCCCGGGCTTCGCTTTCGGAAGTCCGGCGGGCCGGGTCAAGAAGCCCTTGGGACTCCGCCCGCGCGGCGAAAAAGTGATTGCCCCGGGCCACCGCCCGGAAAACGGTCCCCAAGTACGCGGCCAGGTCCAACTC is drawn from Candidatus Aminicenantes bacterium and contains these coding sequences:
- a CDS encoding SDR family NAD(P)-dependent oxidoreductase; the protein is MKLSNRTVLITGGTGGIGLGLAEAFDRAKSRVIVCGRNPEKIDALKRKFPEITAFRCDVGDPRQRRSLADEVVGRFPDLDILINNAGVQRYIDLKKGSDELVSGDDEIAVNFTAVVEMTALLIGHLMKRPSAAVINVGSGLAFMPMAHTPIYNATKAAIHTYSLALRQQLKDTPVRVIEIVPPMVDTDLNKEGRARARIPFRGIGLAEYIPTVVKGLEDDEETIFHGEGKNVMTAPRAESESRLLKPSR
- a CDS encoding nitroreductase family protein codes for the protein MKKNTIGHLQPIELPAPAFSRCRTVFEALKARRTCRLYKDRKVRVQVLSDLLWAAQGINRKRGPFGGPGRTAGSASNSQEIRIYVALEEGIYLYEPEAHRMNPISMGDHRALAIGPGQGRAGANAPVRLIYVVDKDKFKSAGFQEPGLHDREIQKSYYFVDTGLIAQNVYLAAASLGLASWFHNCNKAALEKLLDLKPGRRALFGQTIGFPAE
- a CDS encoding asparaginase domain-containing protein, which produces METIRILVTGGTFDKEYNELSGSLFFQDTHVPEMLRLGRSGLKVEVRTLMMVDSLDMSDSDRTSILEHCRSCPRERILITHGTDRMEVTARLLGPAVPDRTIVLTGAMVPYKFGSSDGLFNLGAALAFVQGLPHGVYVAMNGRALPWDKVRKNRKTGVFEEIE
- a CDS encoding aldo/keto reductase, with the protein product MLYRMLGRTGCEVSNLGFGCMRLPLKSAGAGAEHPRLADVDEDRSIELIRSAVDQGVNYFDTAYSYHGGKSEAVLGRAVRGMREKVLLTTKLPVWLVKTAESFDQLLDEQLQRLGTSYLDFYLLHALNSDVWPRMIELGVFKFLDRIVADGRVRRVGFSFHDDAATFKKIVDAYGWDICLIHLNYLDRSYQAGQEGLKYAAAKGLGVVIMEPLRGGTLTNPIPAEVEAVWNAAPKKRSPAEWALTWLWDQPEVGTVISGMNSAAQLRENIEIAGRVTPRSLAAEEFAVIDKAAETYRGLFKIGCTNCGYCLPCPQGVDIPMNFKLYNDILLFHNVATSRMLYNGFMPSAERASSCIECGECEKLCPQQIPIMAELKNVDAALAVGEKPEPPR